Proteins from a genomic interval of Osmia bicornis bicornis chromosome 11, iOsmBic2.1, whole genome shotgun sequence:
- the LOC114872458 gene encoding nuclear hormone receptor E75 isoform X4: MTVQEFKSRGSAAEEQQPSGDILSPSNEPSDNEKEQSAQVCYRGAPQDSENLLGRVLAEFDGTTVLCRVCGDKASGFHYGVHSCEGCKGFFRRSIQQKIQYRPCTKNQQCSILRINRNRCQYCRLKKCIAVGMSRDAVRFGRVPKREKARILAAMQQSSHSRSQEKAVAAELEDEQRLLATVVQAHLDTCDFTRDKVAPILVRARETPNYTACPPTLACPLNPNPQPLTGQQELLQDFSKRFSPAIRGVVEFAKRIPGFSLLAQDDQVTLLKAGVFEVLLVRLACMFDAQTNSMICLNGQVLKRESIHNSSNARFLMDSMFDFAERVNSLRLSDAELGLFCSVVVIAADRPGLRNTELVERMHNKLRNALQTVLAQNHPQHPDILRELLKKIPDLRTLNTLHSEKLLAFKMTEQQQQMQAQQHQQQQQQQTQHVISAQQPQQQHWPMEEEPPASWGSASDVTLDEAVKSPLGSVSSTESTCSGEVASLTEYHHVAPASGHHASSAPLLAATLAGGLCPHRRRANSGSTSSGDDELHRASLSKTPQPPQCPRFRKLDSPSDSGIESGTEKPDKPASSSASSAPTSVCSSPRSEDKEVEDMPVLKRVLQAPPLYDTNSLMDEAYKPHKKFRALRQKDSAEAEPAVIVQHTQSQLHLHLTSPPARSPSNQMQAQCPQTASLLSSTHSTLARSLMEGPRMTAEQLKRTDIIHNYIMRGEASPRSPAASPSPAEQCASTTTITARSPQGSQGLLQCATSSYSTTRWPTTSVITTTTGARQQQQQQQQQQQQQQQQQQQQSSSDYLMVGNSPASSPRYLSAAATSSTSTSPRPTSSTAATLVLSGCPSNMMELQVDIADSQQPLNLSKKSPSPSPRPLVGPCKALSLEA; this comes from the exons GGATTCTTCCGGCGCAGCATTCAGCAGAAGATTCAGTATCGACCCTGTACGAAGAATCAACAGTGCAGTATCCTGCGGATCAACAGGAATCGCTGCCAGTATTGCCGCCTCAAGAAGTGCATCGCTGTAGGGATGAGCCGTGATG CGGTGCGATTCGGCCGTGTGCCCAAACGCGAGAAGGCCAGGATTCTGGCTGCTATGCAGCAAAGCTCCCACAGCCGTTCTCAAGAGAAGGCAGTAGCGGCCGAGCTGGAGGACGAGCAACGTCTCCTAGCCACCGTCGTTCAAGCTCATCTCGACACATGCGACTTCACCAGGGACAAAGTGGCTCCGATTCTGGTCAGGGCACGAGAGACTCCCAACTACACCGCGTGTCCGCCAACCTTG GCATGCCCTCTGAACCCTAACCCGCAACCGTTGACGGGCCAGCAAGAGTTGCTGCAAGACTTTTCCAAGAGGTTCTCGCCGGCGATACGCGGCGTGGTGGAGTTCGCGAAACGTATACCTGGGTTTAGCCTGCTCGCTCAGGACGACCAGGTGACGCTACTGAAAGCAGGCGTGTTCGAGGTGTTGCTAGTGCGACTGGCATGCATGTTCGATGCTCAAACGAATAGCATGATTTGCCTGAACGGACAAGTGCTCAAGCGAGAGTCCATCCATAATAGTAGTAACGCACGATTCCTCATGGACTCGATGTTCGACTTTGCCGAAAGGGTCAACTCTCTGCGACTATCCGACGCGGAGTTGGGACTCTTCTGTTCGGTGGTAGTGATCGCCGCAGACAGGCCTGGGCTGCGCAACACCGAACTGGTCGAGCGTATGCACAATAAACTGCGAAACGCTCTTCAGACCGTATTGGCCCAGAACCATCCTCAACATCCAGACATTCTTAGGGAGTTGTTGAAGAAGATCCCGGACCTGAGAACGTTGAACACTCTTCATTCGGAGAAACTACTGGCCTTCAAGATGACCGAACAACAGCAACAGATGCAGGCTCAACAACaccagcaacaacaacagcagcagacGCAACATGTGATCAGTGCTCAACAACCGCAACAGCAACATTGGCCGATGGAGGAGGAACCACCCGCGTCCTGGGGTTCGGCTTCGGACGTAACCCTCGACGAAGCCGTAAAGAGTCCGTTGGGTAGCGTTTCGAGTACGGAAAGCACTTGTAGCGGAGAAGTTGCCTCTTTAACGGAATACCACCACGTCGCACCCGCAAGTGGTCATCACGCATCCAGTGCACCTCTTCTGGCCGCTACTCTCGCCGGAGGTCTCTGTCCTCATCGTAGACGGGCGAATTCTGGTAGCACCAGCTCGGGAGACGACGAGTTGCATCGTGCATCCTTGTCGAAAACTCCTCAACCACCTCAATGCCCGCGGTTCCGCAAGCTGGATTCTCCGAGCGATAGCGGAATCGAGTCGGGAACCGAGAAGCCGGATAAACCTGCGAGTAGCAGCGCGAGCAGTGCGCCAACATCTGTCTGCTCCAGTCCACGCTCGGAAGACAAAGAAGTGGAAGACATGCCGGTGTTGAAGCGGGTCCTCCAGGCTCCTCCGCTCTACGACACCAATTCCCTGATGGACGAGGCGTACAAGCCTCACAAGAAATTCCGCGCACTCCGCCAGAAGGACAGCGCGGAGGCAGAGCCTGCTGTGATCGTGCAGCACACTCAATCTCAGCTGCATCTTCACTTGACCTCGCCACCGGCTCGTAGTCCCTCGAACCAAATGCAAGCACAGTGTCCGCAAACCGCGAGCCTCTTGAGTAGCACCCACTCCACCTTAGCCAGGAGTTTGATGGAAGGACCACGAATGACGGCCGAGCAGCTGAAGCGCACGGACATCATTCATAATTACATAATGCGCGGAGAGGCGAGTCCCAGGTCACCGGCGGCCTCGCCATCACCAGCGGAACAGTGCGCTTCCACAACCACGATCACCGCGCGTTCGCCTCAAGGATCTCAAGGTTTGTTGCAATGCGCCACCAGCAGCTACTCGACGACGAGATGGCCCACCACGTCGGTGATCACGACGACCACGGGTGCCcggcagcagcagcaacagcagcaacagcagcagcagcagcagcaacagcagcaacaacagcagtCTTCCTCGGACTACCTCATGGTCGGCAACTCGCCGGCCTCGTCGCCTAGGTATTTATCCGCGGCGGCAACGAGTAGTACGAGCACGAGTCCACGGCCAACCTCGAGTACGGCGGCGACGCTAGTGCTGTCCGGTTGTCCCAGCAACATGATGGAACTACAGGTGGATATCGCGGACAGCCAGCAACCGTTGAACCTGTCGAAGAAGTCGCCGTCCCCGTCGCCAAGACCGCTGGTAGGACCTTGCAAAGCTCTGTCCCTCGAAGCGTAG
- the LOC114872458 gene encoding nuclear hormone receptor E75 isoform X2, translating into MANLCSPIMRARMHTHAKGRTENPIGQESTSWNSTGTVACKDTNQTQNPERRRQRIREFDGTTVLCRVCGDKASGFHYGVHSCEGCKGFFRRSIQQKIQYRPCTKNQQCSILRINRNRCQYCRLKKCIAVGMSRDAVRFGRVPKREKARILAAMQQSSHSRSQEKAVAAELEDEQRLLATVVQAHLDTCDFTRDKVAPILVRARETPNYTACPPTLACPLNPNPQPLTGQQELLQDFSKRFSPAIRGVVEFAKRIPGFSLLAQDDQVTLLKAGVFEVLLVRLACMFDAQTNSMICLNGQVLKRESIHNSSNARFLMDSMFDFAERVNSLRLSDAELGLFCSVVVIAADRPGLRNTELVERMHNKLRNALQTVLAQNHPQHPDILRELLKKIPDLRTLNTLHSEKLLAFKMTEQQQQMQAQQHQQQQQQQTQHVISAQQPQQQHWPMEEEPPASWGSASDVTLDEAVKSPLGSVSSTESTCSGEVASLTEYHHVAPASGHHASSAPLLAATLAGGLCPHRRRANSGSTSSGDDELHRASLSKTPQPPQCPRFRKLDSPSDSGIESGTEKPDKPASSSASSAPTSVCSSPRSEDKEVEDMPVLKRVLQAPPLYDTNSLMDEAYKPHKKFRALRQKDSAEAEPAVIVQHTQSQLHLHLTSPPARSPSNQMQAQCPQTASLLSSTHSTLARSLMEGPRMTAEQLKRTDIIHNYIMRGEASPRSPAASPSPAEQCASTTTITARSPQGSQGLLQCATSSYSTTRWPTTSVITTTTGARQQQQQQQQQQQQQQQQQQQQSSSDYLMVGNSPASSPRYLSAAATSSTSTSPRPTSSTAATLVLSGCPSNMMELQVDIADSQQPLNLSKKSPSPSPRPLVGPCKALSLEA; encoded by the exons GGATTCTTCCGGCGCAGCATTCAGCAGAAGATTCAGTATCGACCCTGTACGAAGAATCAACAGTGCAGTATCCTGCGGATCAACAGGAATCGCTGCCAGTATTGCCGCCTCAAGAAGTGCATCGCTGTAGGGATGAGCCGTGATG CGGTGCGATTCGGCCGTGTGCCCAAACGCGAGAAGGCCAGGATTCTGGCTGCTATGCAGCAAAGCTCCCACAGCCGTTCTCAAGAGAAGGCAGTAGCGGCCGAGCTGGAGGACGAGCAACGTCTCCTAGCCACCGTCGTTCAAGCTCATCTCGACACATGCGACTTCACCAGGGACAAAGTGGCTCCGATTCTGGTCAGGGCACGAGAGACTCCCAACTACACCGCGTGTCCGCCAACCTTG GCATGCCCTCTGAACCCTAACCCGCAACCGTTGACGGGCCAGCAAGAGTTGCTGCAAGACTTTTCCAAGAGGTTCTCGCCGGCGATACGCGGCGTGGTGGAGTTCGCGAAACGTATACCTGGGTTTAGCCTGCTCGCTCAGGACGACCAGGTGACGCTACTGAAAGCAGGCGTGTTCGAGGTGTTGCTAGTGCGACTGGCATGCATGTTCGATGCTCAAACGAATAGCATGATTTGCCTGAACGGACAAGTGCTCAAGCGAGAGTCCATCCATAATAGTAGTAACGCACGATTCCTCATGGACTCGATGTTCGACTTTGCCGAAAGGGTCAACTCTCTGCGACTATCCGACGCGGAGTTGGGACTCTTCTGTTCGGTGGTAGTGATCGCCGCAGACAGGCCTGGGCTGCGCAACACCGAACTGGTCGAGCGTATGCACAATAAACTGCGAAACGCTCTTCAGACCGTATTGGCCCAGAACCATCCTCAACATCCAGACATTCTTAGGGAGTTGTTGAAGAAGATCCCGGACCTGAGAACGTTGAACACTCTTCATTCGGAGAAACTACTGGCCTTCAAGATGACCGAACAACAGCAACAGATGCAGGCTCAACAACaccagcaacaacaacagcagcagacGCAACATGTGATCAGTGCTCAACAACCGCAACAGCAACATTGGCCGATGGAGGAGGAACCACCCGCGTCCTGGGGTTCGGCTTCGGACGTAACCCTCGACGAAGCCGTAAAGAGTCCGTTGGGTAGCGTTTCGAGTACGGAAAGCACTTGTAGCGGAGAAGTTGCCTCTTTAACGGAATACCACCACGTCGCACCCGCAAGTGGTCATCACGCATCCAGTGCACCTCTTCTGGCCGCTACTCTCGCCGGAGGTCTCTGTCCTCATCGTAGACGGGCGAATTCTGGTAGCACCAGCTCGGGAGACGACGAGTTGCATCGTGCATCCTTGTCGAAAACTCCTCAACCACCTCAATGCCCGCGGTTCCGCAAGCTGGATTCTCCGAGCGATAGCGGAATCGAGTCGGGAACCGAGAAGCCGGATAAACCTGCGAGTAGCAGCGCGAGCAGTGCGCCAACATCTGTCTGCTCCAGTCCACGCTCGGAAGACAAAGAAGTGGAAGACATGCCGGTGTTGAAGCGGGTCCTCCAGGCTCCTCCGCTCTACGACACCAATTCCCTGATGGACGAGGCGTACAAGCCTCACAAGAAATTCCGCGCACTCCGCCAGAAGGACAGCGCGGAGGCAGAGCCTGCTGTGATCGTGCAGCACACTCAATCTCAGCTGCATCTTCACTTGACCTCGCCACCGGCTCGTAGTCCCTCGAACCAAATGCAAGCACAGTGTCCGCAAACCGCGAGCCTCTTGAGTAGCACCCACTCCACCTTAGCCAGGAGTTTGATGGAAGGACCACGAATGACGGCCGAGCAGCTGAAGCGCACGGACATCATTCATAATTACATAATGCGCGGAGAGGCGAGTCCCAGGTCACCGGCGGCCTCGCCATCACCAGCGGAACAGTGCGCTTCCACAACCACGATCACCGCGCGTTCGCCTCAAGGATCTCAAGGTTTGTTGCAATGCGCCACCAGCAGCTACTCGACGACGAGATGGCCCACCACGTCGGTGATCACGACGACCACGGGTGCCcggcagcagcagcaacagcagcaacagcagcagcagcagcagcaacagcagcaacaacagcagtCTTCCTCGGACTACCTCATGGTCGGCAACTCGCCGGCCTCGTCGCCTAGGTATTTATCCGCGGCGGCAACGAGTAGTACGAGCACGAGTCCACGGCCAACCTCGAGTACGGCGGCGACGCTAGTGCTGTCCGGTTGTCCCAGCAACATGATGGAACTACAGGTGGATATCGCGGACAGCCAGCAACCGTTGAACCTGTCGAAGAAGTCGCCGTCCCCGTCGCCAAGACCGCTGGTAGGACCTTGCAAAGCTCTGTCCCTCGAAGCGTAG
- the LOC114872458 gene encoding ecdysone-inducible protein E75 isoform X5, which produces MGDELPILKGILNGVVDYHNAPVRFGRVPKREKARILAAMQQSSHSRSQEKAVAAELEDEQRLLATVVQAHLDTCDFTRDKVAPILVRARETPNYTACPPTLACPLNPNPQPLTGQQELLQDFSKRFSPAIRGVVEFAKRIPGFSLLAQDDQVTLLKAGVFEVLLVRLACMFDAQTNSMICLNGQVLKRESIHNSSNARFLMDSMFDFAERVNSLRLSDAELGLFCSVVVIAADRPGLRNTELVERMHNKLRNALQTVLAQNHPQHPDILRELLKKIPDLRTLNTLHSEKLLAFKMTEQQQQMQAQQHQQQQQQQTQHVISAQQPQQQHWPMEEEPPASWGSASDVTLDEAVKSPLGSVSSTESTCSGEVASLTEYHHVAPASGHHASSAPLLAATLAGGLCPHRRRANSGSTSSGDDELHRASLSKTPQPPQCPRFRKLDSPSDSGIESGTEKPDKPASSSASSAPTSVCSSPRSEDKEVEDMPVLKRVLQAPPLYDTNSLMDEAYKPHKKFRALRQKDSAEAEPAVIVQHTQSQLHLHLTSPPARSPSNQMQAQCPQTASLLSSTHSTLARSLMEGPRMTAEQLKRTDIIHNYIMRGEASPRSPAASPSPAEQCASTTTITARSPQGSQGLLQCATSSYSTTRWPTTSVITTTTGARQQQQQQQQQQQQQQQQQQQQSSSDYLMVGNSPASSPRYLSAAATSSTSTSPRPTSSTAATLVLSGCPSNMMELQVDIADSQQPLNLSKKSPSPSPRPLVGPCKALSLEA; this is translated from the exons ATGGGTGACGAGTTACCCATACTGAAGGGAATCCTCAACGGAGTTGTTGACTATCACAATGCAC CGGTGCGATTCGGCCGTGTGCCCAAACGCGAGAAGGCCAGGATTCTGGCTGCTATGCAGCAAAGCTCCCACAGCCGTTCTCAAGAGAAGGCAGTAGCGGCCGAGCTGGAGGACGAGCAACGTCTCCTAGCCACCGTCGTTCAAGCTCATCTCGACACATGCGACTTCACCAGGGACAAAGTGGCTCCGATTCTGGTCAGGGCACGAGAGACTCCCAACTACACCGCGTGTCCGCCAACCTTG GCATGCCCTCTGAACCCTAACCCGCAACCGTTGACGGGCCAGCAAGAGTTGCTGCAAGACTTTTCCAAGAGGTTCTCGCCGGCGATACGCGGCGTGGTGGAGTTCGCGAAACGTATACCTGGGTTTAGCCTGCTCGCTCAGGACGACCAGGTGACGCTACTGAAAGCAGGCGTGTTCGAGGTGTTGCTAGTGCGACTGGCATGCATGTTCGATGCTCAAACGAATAGCATGATTTGCCTGAACGGACAAGTGCTCAAGCGAGAGTCCATCCATAATAGTAGTAACGCACGATTCCTCATGGACTCGATGTTCGACTTTGCCGAAAGGGTCAACTCTCTGCGACTATCCGACGCGGAGTTGGGACTCTTCTGTTCGGTGGTAGTGATCGCCGCAGACAGGCCTGGGCTGCGCAACACCGAACTGGTCGAGCGTATGCACAATAAACTGCGAAACGCTCTTCAGACCGTATTGGCCCAGAACCATCCTCAACATCCAGACATTCTTAGGGAGTTGTTGAAGAAGATCCCGGACCTGAGAACGTTGAACACTCTTCATTCGGAGAAACTACTGGCCTTCAAGATGACCGAACAACAGCAACAGATGCAGGCTCAACAACaccagcaacaacaacagcagcagacGCAACATGTGATCAGTGCTCAACAACCGCAACAGCAACATTGGCCGATGGAGGAGGAACCACCCGCGTCCTGGGGTTCGGCTTCGGACGTAACCCTCGACGAAGCCGTAAAGAGTCCGTTGGGTAGCGTTTCGAGTACGGAAAGCACTTGTAGCGGAGAAGTTGCCTCTTTAACGGAATACCACCACGTCGCACCCGCAAGTGGTCATCACGCATCCAGTGCACCTCTTCTGGCCGCTACTCTCGCCGGAGGTCTCTGTCCTCATCGTAGACGGGCGAATTCTGGTAGCACCAGCTCGGGAGACGACGAGTTGCATCGTGCATCCTTGTCGAAAACTCCTCAACCACCTCAATGCCCGCGGTTCCGCAAGCTGGATTCTCCGAGCGATAGCGGAATCGAGTCGGGAACCGAGAAGCCGGATAAACCTGCGAGTAGCAGCGCGAGCAGTGCGCCAACATCTGTCTGCTCCAGTCCACGCTCGGAAGACAAAGAAGTGGAAGACATGCCGGTGTTGAAGCGGGTCCTCCAGGCTCCTCCGCTCTACGACACCAATTCCCTGATGGACGAGGCGTACAAGCCTCACAAGAAATTCCGCGCACTCCGCCAGAAGGACAGCGCGGAGGCAGAGCCTGCTGTGATCGTGCAGCACACTCAATCTCAGCTGCATCTTCACTTGACCTCGCCACCGGCTCGTAGTCCCTCGAACCAAATGCAAGCACAGTGTCCGCAAACCGCGAGCCTCTTGAGTAGCACCCACTCCACCTTAGCCAGGAGTTTGATGGAAGGACCACGAATGACGGCCGAGCAGCTGAAGCGCACGGACATCATTCATAATTACATAATGCGCGGAGAGGCGAGTCCCAGGTCACCGGCGGCCTCGCCATCACCAGCGGAACAGTGCGCTTCCACAACCACGATCACCGCGCGTTCGCCTCAAGGATCTCAAGGTTTGTTGCAATGCGCCACCAGCAGCTACTCGACGACGAGATGGCCCACCACGTCGGTGATCACGACGACCACGGGTGCCcggcagcagcagcaacagcagcaacagcagcagcagcagcagcaacagcagcaacaacagcagtCTTCCTCGGACTACCTCATGGTCGGCAACTCGCCGGCCTCGTCGCCTAGGTATTTATCCGCGGCGGCAACGAGTAGTACGAGCACGAGTCCACGGCCAACCTCGAGTACGGCGGCGACGCTAGTGCTGTCCGGTTGTCCCAGCAACATGATGGAACTACAGGTGGATATCGCGGACAGCCAGCAACCGTTGAACCTGTCGAAGAAGTCGCCGTCCCCGTCGCCAAGACCGCTGGTAGGACCTTGCAAAGCTCTGTCCCTCGAAGCGTAG
- the LOC114872458 gene encoding ecdysone-induced protein 75B, isoforms C/D isoform X6 gives MQQSSHSRSQEKAVAAELEDEQRLLATVVQAHLDTCDFTRDKVAPILVRARETPNYTACPPTLACPLNPNPQPLTGQQELLQDFSKRFSPAIRGVVEFAKRIPGFSLLAQDDQVTLLKAGVFEVLLVRLACMFDAQTNSMICLNGQVLKRESIHNSSNARFLMDSMFDFAERVNSLRLSDAELGLFCSVVVIAADRPGLRNTELVERMHNKLRNALQTVLAQNHPQHPDILRELLKKIPDLRTLNTLHSEKLLAFKMTEQQQQMQAQQHQQQQQQQTQHVISAQQPQQQHWPMEEEPPASWGSASDVTLDEAVKSPLGSVSSTESTCSGEVASLTEYHHVAPASGHHASSAPLLAATLAGGLCPHRRRANSGSTSSGDDELHRASLSKTPQPPQCPRFRKLDSPSDSGIESGTEKPDKPASSSASSAPTSVCSSPRSEDKEVEDMPVLKRVLQAPPLYDTNSLMDEAYKPHKKFRALRQKDSAEAEPAVIVQHTQSQLHLHLTSPPARSPSNQMQAQCPQTASLLSSTHSTLARSLMEGPRMTAEQLKRTDIIHNYIMRGEASPRSPAASPSPAEQCASTTTITARSPQGSQGLLQCATSSYSTTRWPTTSVITTTTGARQQQQQQQQQQQQQQQQQQQQSSSDYLMVGNSPASSPRYLSAAATSSTSTSPRPTSSTAATLVLSGCPSNMMELQVDIADSQQPLNLSKKSPSPSPRPLVGPCKALSLEA, from the exons ATGCAGCAAAGCTCCCACAGCCGTTCTCAAGAGAAGGCAGTAGCGGCCGAGCTGGAGGACGAGCAACGTCTCCTAGCCACCGTCGTTCAAGCTCATCTCGACACATGCGACTTCACCAGGGACAAAGTGGCTCCGATTCTGGTCAGGGCACGAGAGACTCCCAACTACACCGCGTGTCCGCCAACCTTG GCATGCCCTCTGAACCCTAACCCGCAACCGTTGACGGGCCAGCAAGAGTTGCTGCAAGACTTTTCCAAGAGGTTCTCGCCGGCGATACGCGGCGTGGTGGAGTTCGCGAAACGTATACCTGGGTTTAGCCTGCTCGCTCAGGACGACCAGGTGACGCTACTGAAAGCAGGCGTGTTCGAGGTGTTGCTAGTGCGACTGGCATGCATGTTCGATGCTCAAACGAATAGCATGATTTGCCTGAACGGACAAGTGCTCAAGCGAGAGTCCATCCATAATAGTAGTAACGCACGATTCCTCATGGACTCGATGTTCGACTTTGCCGAAAGGGTCAACTCTCTGCGACTATCCGACGCGGAGTTGGGACTCTTCTGTTCGGTGGTAGTGATCGCCGCAGACAGGCCTGGGCTGCGCAACACCGAACTGGTCGAGCGTATGCACAATAAACTGCGAAACGCTCTTCAGACCGTATTGGCCCAGAACCATCCTCAACATCCAGACATTCTTAGGGAGTTGTTGAAGAAGATCCCGGACCTGAGAACGTTGAACACTCTTCATTCGGAGAAACTACTGGCCTTCAAGATGACCGAACAACAGCAACAGATGCAGGCTCAACAACaccagcaacaacaacagcagcagacGCAACATGTGATCAGTGCTCAACAACCGCAACAGCAACATTGGCCGATGGAGGAGGAACCACCCGCGTCCTGGGGTTCGGCTTCGGACGTAACCCTCGACGAAGCCGTAAAGAGTCCGTTGGGTAGCGTTTCGAGTACGGAAAGCACTTGTAGCGGAGAAGTTGCCTCTTTAACGGAATACCACCACGTCGCACCCGCAAGTGGTCATCACGCATCCAGTGCACCTCTTCTGGCCGCTACTCTCGCCGGAGGTCTCTGTCCTCATCGTAGACGGGCGAATTCTGGTAGCACCAGCTCGGGAGACGACGAGTTGCATCGTGCATCCTTGTCGAAAACTCCTCAACCACCTCAATGCCCGCGGTTCCGCAAGCTGGATTCTCCGAGCGATAGCGGAATCGAGTCGGGAACCGAGAAGCCGGATAAACCTGCGAGTAGCAGCGCGAGCAGTGCGCCAACATCTGTCTGCTCCAGTCCACGCTCGGAAGACAAAGAAGTGGAAGACATGCCGGTGTTGAAGCGGGTCCTCCAGGCTCCTCCGCTCTACGACACCAATTCCCTGATGGACGAGGCGTACAAGCCTCACAAGAAATTCCGCGCACTCCGCCAGAAGGACAGCGCGGAGGCAGAGCCTGCTGTGATCGTGCAGCACACTCAATCTCAGCTGCATCTTCACTTGACCTCGCCACCGGCTCGTAGTCCCTCGAACCAAATGCAAGCACAGTGTCCGCAAACCGCGAGCCTCTTGAGTAGCACCCACTCCACCTTAGCCAGGAGTTTGATGGAAGGACCACGAATGACGGCCGAGCAGCTGAAGCGCACGGACATCATTCATAATTACATAATGCGCGGAGAGGCGAGTCCCAGGTCACCGGCGGCCTCGCCATCACCAGCGGAACAGTGCGCTTCCACAACCACGATCACCGCGCGTTCGCCTCAAGGATCTCAAGGTTTGTTGCAATGCGCCACCAGCAGCTACTCGACGACGAGATGGCCCACCACGTCGGTGATCACGACGACCACGGGTGCCcggcagcagcagcaacagcagcaacagcagcagcagcagcagcaacagcagcaacaacagcagtCTTCCTCGGACTACCTCATGGTCGGCAACTCGCCGGCCTCGTCGCCTAGGTATTTATCCGCGGCGGCAACGAGTAGTACGAGCACGAGTCCACGGCCAACCTCGAGTACGGCGGCGACGCTAGTGCTGTCCGGTTGTCCCAGCAACATGATGGAACTACAGGTGGATATCGCGGACAGCCAGCAACCGTTGAACCTGTCGAAGAAGTCGCCGTCCCCGTCGCCAAGACCGCTGGTAGGACCTTGCAAAGCTCTGTCCCTCGAAGCGTAG